A DNA window from Helianthus annuus cultivar XRQ/B chromosome 15, HanXRQr2.0-SUNRISE, whole genome shotgun sequence contains the following coding sequences:
- the LOC110914522 gene encoding uncharacterized protein LOC110914522, with protein sequence MTLGNLKLNKGQALLLQRLTMVSLASWNIRGLNRPLKQTEVRQAVKDYNLSLCAILESHVDVSRLSHVCRSVFRSWDWTSNGAHCSKGTRIIIGWNPAVFDVMVLSQTDQVIHLQLFFKKDNKIAFCSVIYAANYYVTRRELWHHLSMHKIFVGNNPWFLMGDFNSALNLEDKSVGASSVSLSMKEFQACVDDIEMFDINRSGLHFTWSQKPNKGIGLLKKIDRVLGNTHFITNFPNVVALFQPYRISDHCPCVLKLPDAGILKPRSFKFANFLLFKPEFLEIVKRVWDTRVNGVHQFCVVKRLRLLKKPLRALLFKQGNLHKKVESLREKLDVIQSSIDKQPNIESLRVEEATLSAEYQEALLDEERFLKQKSKVDWLRAGDMNTAFFHSSLKNRNHRSRIDVIRDNGGVIFEGNHVHQAFVDHYENFLGCRGDTSGYPGEILYQPNKPSERQKPPSSQV encoded by the coding sequence ATGACGCTAGGAAACCTGAAACTAaacaaggggcaagcactccttcttcAGCGGTTAACAATGGTTAGTCTTGCTTCGTGGAAtataagggggttgaaccgccctctgAAACAAACGGAGGTTCGACAGGCTGTGAAGGATTATAATTTGAGTTTATGTGCTATTCTAGAGTCGCATGTTGATGTTAGTAGGCTGAGTCATGTGTGCAGATCTGTGTTTCGATCCTGGGATTGGACGTCCAATGGGGCTCACTGTAGCAAGGGTACAAGGATTATTATAGGCTGGAATCCAGCCGTTTTTGATGTTATGGTTCTGTCTCAGACCGATCAGGTTATTCATTTACAACTCTTTTTCAAGAAAGATAACAAAATAGCCTTTTGTTCGGTTATCTACGCGGCTAATTATTATGTGACCCGTAGGGAGTTATGGCACCATTTGTCTATGCACAAAATATTTGTTGGCAATAATCCATGGTTTCTAATGGGTGATTTCAACTCGGCTTTAAACCTAGAAGATAAATCGGTGGGGGCCTCATCTGTTTCTCTTAGTATGAAAGAATTCCAAGCGTGTGTGGATGATATTGAAATGTTCGATATTAATCGGTCCGGTCTCCATTTTACATGGAGCCAGAAGCCCAATAAGGGGATTGGCTTGCTGAAAAAGATTGATAGAGTGTTGGGTAATACCCACTTCATAACTAATTTTCCGAATGTTGTTGCTCTTTTCCAGCCGTATCGGATATCGGATCATTGCCCCTGTGTTTTAAAGCTCCCAGATGCTGGTATTTTGAAACCTCGGTCGTTTAAATTTGCAAATTTTCTGTTGTTTAAGCCTGAATTTTTAGAAATTGTGAAGCGGGTGTGGGACACTAGAGTTAATGGAGTGCACCAGTTCTGTGTTGTCAAACGTCTTCGGCTGCTGAAAAAGCCTCTTCGTGCACTGTTATTTAAGCAAGGTAACTTGCATAAAAAAGTGGAAAGTCTCCGTGAGAAACTTGATGTCATTCAGAGTTCTATTGATAAACAGCCAAATATTGAGAGTCTTCGGGTTGAAGAAGCTACTTTAAGTGCTGAATACCAAGAAGCGTTATTGGATGAGGAGCGTTTTCTAAAACAGAAATCCAAAGTGGACTGGTTGAGGGCTGGGGATATGAACACGGCTTTTTTCCATTCTTCGTTAAAAAACAGAAATCATCGTAGCCGTATTGATGTTATTCGTGACAATGGGGGTGTTATCTTTGAGGGCAATCATGTTCATCAAGCTTTTGTCGATCACTACGAGAACTTTTTGGGTTGCCGGGGTGATAcgtct